One segment of Pseudodesulfovibrio sp. 5S69 DNA contains the following:
- a CDS encoding prephenate dehydrogenase, which yields MTKGIDHITIVGADGQMGSRFSADFAGLGLTVTGLGRKSSDEDVRAALSGCDLLLLSVPVTAMAAVLDRMAPHLAAPTILCDVGSVKVMPVKAMLRRYEGPVVGTHPLFGAVIPEGFEPKVAVMPGRDRDADAAASVADLFTRCGYTCFDSTPAEHDRAMAYIQGLNYTSTVAFLAAARDVDGIREFVTPSFRRRLDSAAKMLTQDTELFEIISEANPFLQEVSRKFMSYLSLAAGGDLELLADRAQWWWRNEESY from the coding sequence ATGACAAAGGGAATCGACCACATCACCATCGTGGGTGCGGACGGGCAGATGGGCAGCCGCTTCTCGGCGGACTTCGCCGGACTCGGCCTGACCGTGACCGGGCTGGGCCGCAAGTCCTCGGACGAGGATGTGCGCGCCGCGCTGTCCGGCTGCGACCTGCTCCTGCTCAGCGTGCCGGTCACGGCCATGGCCGCCGTGCTCGACCGCATGGCGCCCCACCTCGCCGCACCGACCATCCTGTGCGACGTGGGCTCGGTGAAGGTCATGCCCGTCAAGGCCATGCTCAGGCGCTACGAAGGGCCGGTGGTCGGCACCCACCCCCTGTTCGGCGCGGTCATCCCCGAAGGGTTCGAACCCAAGGTGGCGGTCATGCCCGGCCGCGACCGGGACGCGGACGCGGCCGCATCGGTCGCCGACCTGTTCACCCGCTGCGGCTACACCTGCTTCGACTCCACTCCCGCGGAGCACGACCGGGCCATGGCCTACATCCAGGGGCTGAACTACACCTCCACCGTTGCCTTCCTGGCCGCCGCCCGCGACGTGGACGGCATCCGGGAGTTCGTCACCCCTTCCTTCCGGCGCAGGCTCGATTCCGCGGCCAAGATGCTCACCCAGGACACCGAGCTGTTCGAGATCATCTCCGAAGCCAACCCGTTCCTGCAGGAAGTCAGCCGCAAATTCATGTCCTACCTCAGCCTGGCCGCGGGCGGCGACCTCGAATTGCTGGCCGACCGGGCCCAGTGGTGGTGGCGTAACGAAGAATCATATTAA
- the aroA gene encoding 3-phosphoshikimate 1-carboxyvinyltransferase, with the protein MTKDPIIVNVPASKSLSHRTLIAAALAKGVSEISSVLDSDDITRTRGCLTACGASIEEKDGKLVVRGMEDGPKGGNADGKHKDEAPHELFMHESGTTCRLMTAVAAAGRGTFRVHGAPRMHERPMAELTTALSGLGTKFDFEGEAGFLPFVMTAGGFKGKEVEITLEESSQYLSGLLLGAPMADHEITITVTGKKAVSWPYAALTLRIMEDFKAGFTVEVREGRDWKAVPWRSIKSVTPGKVRFIVRPTGYENTGYQVEGDWSNASYFLAAGAVGERPVLLKGLAADSLQGDRAIMDILSQMGASIKVNFDGILVEPGRLRGIEVDMGRCPDLVPTVAAVAAFAATPTTIGNVAHLRVKETDRLAACATEVARTGCETETTDDSLIIRPAPLPRGREVDFMTYNDHRMAMSMSLFELAGIKVSLDNPACVGKSFPDFFKEWKKITG; encoded by the coding sequence ATGACCAAGGACCCGATCATCGTCAACGTCCCGGCCAGCAAGTCACTGTCCCACCGCACCCTGATCGCGGCCGCCCTGGCCAAGGGGGTGTCCGAGATATCCTCGGTCCTCGACTCCGACGACATCACCCGCACACGGGGCTGCCTGACCGCCTGCGGCGCGTCCATCGAGGAGAAGGACGGCAAACTCGTGGTCAGGGGCATGGAGGACGGGCCCAAGGGGGGCAACGCGGACGGCAAGCACAAGGACGAGGCCCCGCACGAGCTGTTCATGCACGAGTCCGGGACCACCTGCCGGTTGATGACCGCCGTGGCCGCAGCGGGCCGGGGGACCTTCCGGGTGCACGGTGCGCCGCGCATGCACGAACGCCCCATGGCCGAGCTGACCACCGCCCTGTCCGGCCTGGGAACCAAATTCGACTTCGAGGGCGAGGCGGGTTTTTTGCCCTTCGTCATGACCGCCGGGGGGTTCAAGGGCAAAGAGGTGGAGATCACCCTGGAGGAGAGCAGCCAGTATCTGTCCGGCCTGCTCCTGGGTGCGCCCATGGCCGACCACGAGATCACCATCACCGTGACCGGCAAAAAGGCCGTATCCTGGCCGTACGCGGCCCTGACCCTGCGGATCATGGAGGACTTCAAGGCGGGCTTCACCGTGGAGGTCCGCGAGGGGCGCGACTGGAAGGCCGTGCCCTGGCGCTCGATCAAGAGCGTGACCCCCGGCAAGGTCCGCTTCATCGTCCGGCCCACCGGCTACGAGAACACCGGGTACCAGGTCGAGGGCGACTGGTCCAACGCCAGTTATTTCCTGGCCGCCGGGGCCGTGGGCGAACGCCCGGTGCTGCTCAAGGGGCTGGCCGCCGATTCGCTCCAGGGCGACCGGGCGATCATGGACATCCTCAGCCAGATGGGGGCCTCCATCAAGGTCAATTTCGACGGCATCCTGGTGGAGCCGGGCAGGCTGCGCGGCATTGAGGTGGACATGGGCCGCTGCCCGGACCTGGTGCCCACCGTGGCCGCCGTGGCCGCCTTCGCCGCCACTCCGACGACCATCGGGAACGTGGCCCATCTGCGCGTCAAGGAGACCGACCGGCTGGCCGCCTGCGCCACGGAAGTGGCCCGCACAGGGTGCGAGACCGAGACCACCGACGACTCGCTGATCATCCGTCCGGCCCCCCTGCCGCGCGGCCGCGAGGTGGACTTCATGACCTACAACGACCACCGCATGGCCATGTCCATGTCCCTGTTCGAGCTGGCCGGGATCAAGGTCTCGCTTGACAATCCGGCTTGCGTGGGCAAATCATTCCCGGACTTCTTCAAAGAGTGGAAGAAGATCACCGGCTAA
- the pheA gene encoding prephenate dehydratase, translating to MADMKDQNDIPDLAELRDSIDALDKRIVDLLNQRAEVSLSVGRYKAAKGEAIYKPFREQEVMDKIAGSSPGPLPDKHLRTIYREIMSSSRHLQRPERVVYLGPEGTFSYFAAIEHMGSSASLTPKGNFEEIFRAVAEEGAELGVIPLENSIEGTVGQVVDLFMRYKVYIQAEVFSRISHCLISHADKVEDVEVIYSHPQPLGQCRDWLHAHLRDVPTIPMESTAEAAEVVANKKAAAVIGHRKLADMHGMNVLAESIEDLPDNWTRFVIIGASPSQEDKRDKTSILFTTPNRPGALARVLTTLAHQGINVTKLESRPFRGEKWKYVFFADLACDLGGGRYEDVLEDIRHQCLTLRVLGTYPTQEELQ from the coding sequence ATGGCTGACATGAAAGACCAGAACGACATCCCCGATCTCGCGGAGCTGCGGGATTCCATCGACGCGCTGGACAAGCGGATCGTGGACCTGCTCAACCAGCGGGCCGAGGTTTCCTTAAGCGTGGGCCGGTACAAGGCGGCCAAGGGCGAGGCCATCTACAAGCCGTTCCGAGAGCAGGAGGTCATGGACAAGATCGCGGGTTCCTCGCCCGGCCCGCTGCCGGACAAGCACCTGCGGACCATCTACCGCGAAATCATGAGCTCGTCGCGCCACCTGCAGCGACCCGAGCGCGTGGTCTACCTCGGCCCCGAGGGCACCTTTTCCTATTTCGCGGCCATCGAGCACATGGGCTCGTCCGCCTCGCTGACGCCCAAGGGGAATTTCGAGGAGATATTCCGGGCTGTGGCCGAGGAAGGGGCAGAGCTGGGGGTCATCCCGCTGGAGAACTCCATCGAGGGAACCGTGGGCCAGGTGGTGGACCTGTTCATGAGGTACAAGGTCTACATCCAGGCCGAGGTCTTCAGCCGCATCAGCCATTGCCTCATCTCGCACGCCGACAAGGTGGAGGACGTGGAGGTTATCTACTCCCACCCGCAGCCGCTGGGCCAATGCCGCGACTGGCTGCACGCCCACCTGCGCGACGTGCCGACCATCCCCATGGAGTCCACGGCCGAGGCCGCCGAGGTGGTGGCGAACAAGAAGGCCGCCGCGGTCATCGGCCACCGCAAGCTGGCGGACATGCACGGCATGAACGTGCTGGCCGAATCCATCGAGGACCTGCCGGACAACTGGACCCGCTTCGTGATCATCGGCGCGTCCCCGTCCCAGGAGGACAAACGCGACAAGACCTCGATCCTGTTCACCACGCCCAACCGGCCGGGCGCGCTGGCCCGCGTGCTGACCACCTTGGCCCACCAGGGCATCAACGTGACCAAGCTCGAATCCCGTCCCTTCCGGGGCGAGAAGTGGAAATACGTCTTTTTCGCCGACCTGGCCTGCGACCTGGGCGGCGGCCGGTACGAGGACGTGCTGGAAGACATCCGCCACCAGTGCCTGACCCTGCGGGTGCTCGGCACCTACCCCACCCAGGAGGAACTGCAATGA
- a CDS encoding 3-dehydroquinate synthase II family protein encodes MKKVIFKSVPFDKTLVTLALESGVDAVMVEKDQADSVRALGRVTVITPEDMPVVELAKKADEDVAVKAIQAGKDVVLKKGWEIIPVENILAQVDSLALECESLDRALLAAGILERGCDTIVVLPEGAADLKRIVAELKLSQGTMELSTATVTAIEPTGLGHRVCVDTISMLKRGQGMLIGNSSAFSFLVHAETESNPYVAARPFRVNAGAVHAYAQMPGDKTTYLEELSAGTDVLIVGADGATSLATVGRVKVEVRPMLLITAEVKTASGVKTGQVFLQNAETIRVVSDKGEPVSVVTLKVGDKILVRTDEAGRHFGMRIKEDIKEG; translated from the coding sequence ATGAAAAAAGTCATCTTCAAATCCGTGCCCTTCGACAAGACCCTGGTCACCCTGGCCCTGGAATCCGGCGTGGACGCCGTCATGGTCGAGAAGGATCAGGCCGATTCCGTCCGGGCGCTCGGCCGCGTGACCGTCATCACCCCCGAGGACATGCCCGTGGTCGAGCTGGCCAAGAAAGCCGACGAAGACGTGGCCGTCAAGGCCATCCAGGCGGGCAAGGACGTGGTCCTCAAGAAGGGCTGGGAGATCATTCCGGTCGAGAACATCCTGGCCCAGGTGGACAGCCTGGCCCTGGAGTGCGAATCATTGGACCGGGCCCTGCTCGCCGCGGGCATCCTGGAGCGGGGCTGCGACACCATCGTGGTCCTGCCCGAAGGGGCCGCCGACCTGAAGCGGATCGTCGCCGAACTCAAACTCTCCCAGGGAACCATGGAACTTTCGACCGCCACCGTCACCGCCATCGAACCCACCGGCCTGGGCCACCGCGTCTGCGTGGACACCATCTCCATGCTCAAACGCGGCCAGGGCATGCTCATCGGCAACTCCAGCGCCTTCTCCTTCCTGGTCCACGCCGAGACCGAATCGAATCCGTACGTGGCCGCCCGCCCCTTCCGGGTCAACGCGGGCGCGGTCCACGCCTACGCCCAGATGCCCGGCGACAAGACCACCTATCTCGAAGAACTCTCCGCGGGCACAGACGTGCTCATCGTGGGCGCGGACGGGGCCACCTCCCTGGCCACCGTGGGCCGCGTCAAGGTCGAGGTCCGGCCCATGCTGCTGATCACCGCCGAGGTCAAGACCGCGAGCGGGGTGAAGACCGGCCAGGTGTTCCTGCAGAACGCCGAAACCATCCGCGTGGTCTCGGACAAGGGCGAGCCCGTGTCCGTGGTCACCCTCAAGGTCGGGGACAAGATCCTCGTGCGCACCGACGAGGCCGGACGCCACTTCGGCATGCGCATCAAGGAAGACATCAAGGAAGGGTAG
- a CDS encoding 2-amino-3,7-dideoxy-D-threo-hept-6-ulosonate synthase, with protein MHIGKAIRLERIFNRNTGRTIVVPMDHGVTVGPIDGLVDMREAVGRVVDGGANAVIEHKGLVRCGHRAQGKDIGLIVHLSASTTLSPFPNAKSLVASVEDAIRLGADAVSIHCNLGDETEASMLNDFGKMSSEAANWGIPLLAMVYARGPKVKNEYDPEIVAHCARVGTELGADVVKVNYTGDKETFAHVCDACCIPVVIAGGPKLDSTEAFLQMVHDSLEAGGAGLSVGRNVFQHENPTRLVQALNMIVHGDESVEAALNHLNA; from the coding sequence ATGCACATCGGTAAAGCCATCAGGTTGGAGCGCATCTTCAACCGCAACACAGGCCGGACCATCGTGGTCCCCATGGACCACGGCGTGACCGTCGGCCCCATCGACGGACTGGTCGACATGCGCGAGGCCGTGGGCCGGGTCGTGGACGGCGGAGCCAACGCCGTCATCGAGCACAAGGGGCTGGTCCGTTGCGGCCACCGCGCCCAGGGCAAGGACATCGGGCTCATCGTCCACCTGTCCGCCTCCACCACTCTTTCCCCCTTCCCCAACGCCAAGTCCCTGGTCGCCTCCGTGGAGGACGCCATCCGCCTGGGCGCTGACGCCGTATCCATCCACTGCAACCTCGGCGACGAGACCGAGGCATCCATGCTCAACGATTTCGGCAAAATGTCCTCCGAGGCGGCCAACTGGGGCATCCCGCTCCTGGCCATGGTCTACGCCCGCGGCCCCAAGGTGAAGAACGAGTACGACCCCGAGATCGTGGCCCACTGCGCCCGCGTGGGCACCGAACTGGGCGCGGACGTGGTCAAGGTCAACTACACCGGCGACAAGGAGACCTTCGCCCACGTGTGCGACGCCTGCTGCATCCCGGTGGTCATCGCGGGCGGCCCTAAGCTCGACAGCACCGAGGCGTTCCTCCAGATGGTGCACGACTCCCTGGAGGCGGGCGGCGCGGGCCTGTCCGTGGGCCGCAACGTCTTCCAGCACGAGAATCCCACCCGCCTGGTGCAGGCCCTGAACATGATCGTCCACGGCGACGAATCCGTCGAAGCCGCCCTCAACCACCTCAACGCATAG
- a CDS encoding ammonium transporter: MFSRKSPTHVSKRLAIGAAALVAVLAPTFAYAQDVEYLTQSNANILWTLIAAALVMIMQAGFACVECGFTRAKNAGNIMMKNFLDYAAGSIIFFLFGYALMFGADAGGFIGTSGYALGGITEADLPWTYTFWFFQSVFAATAATIVSGGMAERTKFGTYVIISMVISGLIYPVSGHWIWGGGWLGNLGFCDFAGSTVVHSVGGWIALAGALVLGPRIGKYTEDGKARAIPGHNIPLAGLGVFILWFGWFGFNPGSTVEANDAIGLIAMNTTLAACAGTLGAMVFAWIRFGKPDISMSMNGALAGLVGITAPCATVTPGPSIIIGLVAGVLVVLAIEFIDKVLKIDDPVGASSVHGVCGAWGTISCGLFNVDGGLFYGGGVHLLGVQLLGVGAVFIWAFGTGFILMNVLKGVFGLRASKEEELKGLDIGEHGSEAYNGFQLFSNE, translated from the coding sequence ATGTTTTCGAGAAAGTCCCCGACCCATGTTTCCAAGAGGCTCGCCATCGGCGCGGCCGCTTTGGTAGCAGTCCTGGCCCCCACTTTTGCCTACGCGCAGGATGTGGAGTACCTGACCCAGTCCAACGCCAACATTCTGTGGACGTTGATCGCAGCCGCGCTGGTCATGATCATGCAGGCCGGCTTCGCCTGCGTTGAGTGCGGTTTCACCCGCGCCAAAAACGCGGGCAACATCATGATGAAGAACTTCCTGGATTACGCAGCGGGTTCCATCATCTTCTTCCTGTTCGGTTACGCCCTCATGTTCGGCGCGGACGCCGGCGGGTTCATCGGCACCTCCGGGTATGCCCTCGGCGGCATCACCGAGGCGGACCTGCCCTGGACCTACACCTTCTGGTTCTTCCAGTCCGTGTTCGCCGCCACCGCCGCGACCATCGTTTCCGGCGGCATGGCCGAGCGCACCAAGTTCGGCACCTACGTTATTATTTCCATGGTCATCTCCGGCCTGATCTACCCCGTCTCCGGCCACTGGATCTGGGGCGGCGGCTGGCTGGGCAACCTCGGCTTCTGCGACTTCGCCGGTTCCACCGTCGTCCACTCCGTGGGTGGCTGGATCGCCCTGGCCGGCGCCCTGGTGCTCGGCCCGCGCATCGGCAAGTACACCGAGGACGGCAAGGCCCGCGCCATTCCGGGCCACAACATTCCCCTGGCCGGTCTGGGCGTCTTCATCCTCTGGTTCGGCTGGTTCGGCTTCAACCCCGGTTCCACCGTCGAAGCCAACGACGCCATCGGCCTGATCGCCATGAACACCACCCTGGCCGCCTGTGCCGGTACCCTCGGCGCCATGGTCTTCGCCTGGATCCGCTTCGGCAAGCCCGACATCTCCATGTCCATGAACGGCGCCCTGGCCGGCCTGGTCGGCATCACCGCGCCCTGCGCCACCGTCACTCCCGGTCCCTCCATCATCATCGGCCTGGTCGCCGGCGTGCTGGTCGTCCTGGCCATCGAGTTCATCGACAAGGTCCTGAAGATCGACGACCCGGTCGGCGCGTCTTCGGTTCACGGCGTCTGCGGCGCCTGGGGCACCATCTCCTGCGGCCTGTTCAACGTTGACGGCGGCTTGTTCTACGGCGGCGGCGTCCATCTTCTCGGCGTGCAGTTGCTCGGCGTGGGCGCGGTCTTCATCTGGGCCTTCGGCACCGGTTTCATCCTCATGAACGTCCTCAAGGGTGTCTTCGGCCTCCGCGCTTCCAAGGAAGAAGAACTCAAGGGCCTGGACATCGGCGAGCACGGCTCCGAGGCCTACAACGGCTTCCAGCTCTTCAGCAACGAGTAG
- a CDS encoding P-II family nitrogen regulator: MKLIVAYIRPEKLNDVKQALYAKEIYSLSVTNILGSGRQKGFTETYRGVQIEVNLLKKVRLEIGVNDDFEQKAIDAILSSGQTGTEGDGVIFVTELTKALRIRTGEDGIL; this comes from the coding sequence ATGAAGCTTATCGTTGCATACATCAGGCCTGAAAAGTTGAATGACGTGAAGCAGGCGCTTTACGCCAAGGAGATCTACTCCCTGTCCGTGACCAACATCCTGGGCTCGGGCCGCCAGAAGGGATTCACCGAAACCTACCGCGGCGTGCAGATCGAAGTGAATCTGCTCAAGAAAGTCCGCCTCGAAATCGGCGTGAACGACGACTTCGAACAGAAGGCCATCGACGCCATCCTGTCTTCCGGCCAGACCGGAACCGAGGGCGACGGCGTGATCTTCGTCACCGAACTGACCAAGGCCCTGCGCATCAGGACCGGTGAGGACGGCATCCTCTAG
- a CDS encoding EAL domain-containing protein: protein MPDIQEIIENRSLITHFQPQVSLKRKAVVGLEALSRGFDPQSGEIIPPTLLFEQARDKASRLALDRACRTNAAESFAALHRKDKSMMLSMNIDASCINEETRGSCHVLNLVTRCGISPSNVIIEIIESRCEDMDALMDFVSFYRENDFLIALDDVGAGFSNLDRIPLLKPDVIKLDRTLISRVDKHFHKLEVVRSFVQMSNRLGCLVLAEGVETAEEAMCLLSNGVDVFQGFYFARPAPGLDAVPGMATKVDALAERHRENRTQQIADDKRLYSSYDLTVLTMCQELAETLAKDMGQALSSFVDTYDSVECLYVLDMRGNQISDTVCDPDRLKTCKRFLYEPAEVGADHSLKEYFLPIQAGLEKFTTRPYISLASGNLCITISHVFYHKSSGRHRILCVDMSRAEEGGPR from the coding sequence GTGCCCGATATACAAGAGATCATTGAAAATCGTTCGCTGATCACGCACTTCCAGCCCCAGGTATCGCTCAAGCGGAAAGCGGTCGTCGGGCTGGAGGCGCTGAGCAGAGGGTTTGACCCCCAAAGCGGAGAAATCATACCTCCAACCCTGCTGTTCGAGCAGGCCCGGGACAAGGCATCCCGGCTCGCCCTGGACCGGGCCTGCCGAACCAACGCGGCGGAATCCTTCGCCGCGCTGCACAGAAAAGACAAGAGCATGATGCTCTCCATGAACATCGACGCCTCGTGCATCAACGAGGAGACGCGCGGCTCCTGCCACGTGCTCAATCTGGTCACCCGCTGCGGCATCAGTCCGAGCAACGTGATCATCGAGATCATCGAGTCCCGGTGCGAGGACATGGACGCGCTCATGGACTTCGTCAGCTTCTACCGGGAAAACGATTTTCTCATCGCACTGGACGACGTGGGCGCAGGGTTTTCCAACCTCGACCGCATCCCCCTGCTCAAGCCCGACGTCATCAAGCTGGACCGCACGCTCATCAGCCGCGTGGACAAGCATTTCCACAAGCTCGAAGTGGTCCGCAGCTTCGTCCAGATGTCCAACCGGCTCGGCTGCCTGGTCCTGGCCGAGGGCGTGGAGACCGCCGAGGAGGCAATGTGCCTGCTCAGCAACGGGGTGGACGTGTTCCAGGGATTCTATTTCGCCCGGCCCGCGCCGGGGCTGGACGCGGTGCCCGGCATGGCCACCAAGGTGGACGCTCTGGCCGAGCGGCACCGCGAGAACCGCACCCAGCAGATCGCGGACGACAAGCGGCTTTATTCCAGCTACGACCTGACCGTCCTGACCATGTGCCAGGAGCTGGCCGAGACCCTGGCCAAGGACATGGGCCAGGCCCTGTCCAGCTTCGTGGACACCTACGACAGTGTGGAGTGTCTCTACGTCCTGGACATGCGCGGTAATCAGATTTCCGACACCGTGTGCGACCCGGACCGGCTCAAGACCTGCAAGCGGTTCCTCTACGAGCCCGCCGAGGTGGGCGCGGACCACTCGCTCAAGGAATATTTTCTGCCCATCCAGGCAGGGCTGGAGAAGTTCACCACCCGGCCGTACATCTCGCTCGCCTCGGGCAACCTGTGCATCACCATCTCCCACGTCTTTTACCATAAGAGCAGCGGCCGTCATCGCATCCTGTGCGTCGACATGTCACGGGCCGAAGAGGGAGGCCCCCGATAG
- the metK gene encoding methionine adenosyltransferase — MQIEGKYLFTSESVTEGHPDKVADQISDAILDAIIGQDANARVACETLVTTGMAFIAGEISTTAFADFPDIVRNTIKGIGYNSSDTMGFDWQTCAVISSIDKQSPDIAQGVDRVKPEDQGAGDQGMMFGYATNETPTLMPTPIYYAHKLSRRLTYVRKEGILDFLRPDGKTQVCVQFDNGKPVRIDNVVVSSQHDENIAYSDLKEAILKEVIMHTLPEELIDDKLKTYINPTGRFVIGGPVGDCGLTGRKIINDTYGGAGAHGGGAFSGKDPSKVDRSGAYMARYVAKNVVASGLADICEVQIAYAIGVAQPVSVVVSSRGTGQVSDEQLTKAVTEVFDMRPYFIQERLKLRRPIFQKTTNYGHFGRELPEFTWEATDAVDDLRTACKI; from the coding sequence ATGCAGATTGAAGGCAAATACCTTTTCACTTCCGAGTCCGTGACCGAAGGCCACCCCGACAAGGTGGCCGACCAGATTTCCGACGCCATCCTGGACGCCATCATCGGCCAGGACGCGAACGCCCGCGTGGCCTGCGAGACCCTGGTGACCACCGGCATGGCCTTCATCGCCGGCGAGATCTCGACCACCGCGTTCGCCGATTTTCCGGACATCGTCCGGAACACCATCAAGGGCATCGGCTACAACAGCTCCGACACCATGGGCTTCGACTGGCAGACCTGCGCGGTCATCTCGTCCATCGACAAGCAGTCTCCGGACATCGCCCAGGGCGTGGACCGGGTCAAACCCGAGGACCAGGGCGCCGGTGACCAGGGTATGATGTTCGGCTACGCCACCAACGAAACCCCGACGCTCATGCCCACCCCCATCTACTACGCGCACAAGCTGTCCCGCCGCCTGACCTACGTGCGCAAGGAGGGCATCCTCGATTTCCTGCGCCCGGACGGCAAGACCCAGGTCTGCGTGCAGTTCGACAACGGCAAGCCCGTGCGCATCGACAACGTGGTCGTCTCCTCCCAGCATGACGAGAACATCGCCTACTCCGACCTGAAGGAGGCGATCCTCAAGGAAGTCATCATGCACACCCTTCCCGAGGAGCTGATCGACGACAAGCTGAAGACCTACATCAACCCCACCGGCCGGTTCGTCATCGGCGGCCCCGTGGGCGACTGCGGCCTGACCGGACGCAAGATCATCAACGACACCTACGGCGGCGCGGGCGCGCACGGCGGCGGCGCCTTCTCGGGCAAGGACCCGTCCAAGGTGGACCGCTCCGGCGCGTACATGGCCCGCTACGTGGCCAAGAACGTGGTCGCCTCGGGCCTGGCCGATATCTGCGAAGTCCAGATCGCCTACGCCATCGGCGTGGCCCAGCCCGTGTCCGTGGTCGTCAGCTCGCGCGGCACCGGCCAGGTGTCCGACGAGCAGTTGACCAAGGCCGTTACCGAGGTCTTCGACATGCGCCCCTACTTCATCCAGGAGCGCCTCAAGCTGCGCCGTCCCATCTTCCAGAAGACCACCAACTACGGCCACTTCGGCCGCGAGTTGCCCGAGTTCACCTGGGAAGCCACCGACGCCGTGGACGATCTGCGCACCGCCTGCAAGATCTAG
- the panD gene encoding aspartate 1-decarboxylase has product MAQRCFLSAKIHGATITCANLEYRGSISIDTKLMKTVGLLPYEQVDVYNLDNGERLTTYAIPGQPGEICLNGAAAHKGGVGQRVIIAAYMWLDENEAKTRKPRVVIAGKNNTVDEILECELINPDF; this is encoded by the coding sequence GTGGCTCAACGATGTTTTTTGAGCGCCAAGATTCATGGCGCGACCATTACCTGCGCGAACCTGGAATACCGGGGCAGCATCTCCATCGACACCAAGCTGATGAAGACGGTGGGCCTGCTGCCCTACGAACAGGTGGACGTGTACAACCTGGACAACGGGGAGCGGCTGACCACCTACGCCATCCCCGGCCAACCGGGCGAGATCTGCCTGAACGGCGCCGCCGCGCACAAGGGCGGCGTCGGACAGCGCGTGATCATCGCCGCATACATGTGGCTGGACGAAAATGAAGCGAAGACCCGCAAGCCCCGGGTCGTCATCGCCGGCAAGAACAATACCGTCGACGAAATCCTCGAGTGCGAGCTCATCAACCCGGATTTCTAG